A part of Arachis hypogaea cultivar Tifrunner chromosome 12, arahy.Tifrunner.gnm2.J5K5, whole genome shotgun sequence genomic DNA contains:
- the LOC112727185 gene encoding pre-mRNA-splicing factor ATP-dependent RNA helicase DEAH10 isoform X1 has product MEDWLDSRIYQIGPNSVSVVVTVASHLQINSFGFVEMPSMAKRSHDPCSIGKFSNGKQNRQTEFSARRQKIAQQRKSIPIASVEKRLIEEVQKNDILIIVGETGSGKTTQIPQFLFGAGFCRDGKVIGITQPRRVAAITVAKRVAEECGVELGQKVGYSVRFDDTTSSSTRIKYMTDGLLLREALLDPYLSKYSVIIVDEAHERTVHTDVLLALLKNVQSARSRSVADDQGVNFGKKNVNAGMSLEKEYGGQSNSFLKKDNREKYAPLKLIIMSASLDARTFSEYFGNAKSVHIQGRQFPVDIFYTCHPEEDYLDASLITIFQIHLKEDPGDILVFLTGQEEIESVEKLINDRLSQFPEGSQKLQVVPIFAALPSEQQLRVFAPAPFGFRKVILATNIAETSVTIPGVKYVIDPGFVKARSYDSGKDMESLIIVPTSKSQALQRSGRAGREGPGKCFRLYPESEFEKLEDSTKPEIKRCNLSNVILQLKALGVDDIVGFDFIEKPSRTTIIKSLEQLFSLGALTDDCQLSDPVGHQMARLPLDPIYSKAIILASQYNCLEDMLITVAMLSVESIFYAPREKQVEARTAIKCFSSPEGDHITLINVYRASNDFLERRSIEMGKAKIEKAFKKWCKDNFISSRSLRHARDIHRQIRVHAEQMGLNLASCGDDMLQYRRCLAASFFLNAAVKQPEGTYRALASGLVVQIHPSSVLFRQKPECIIFNELVQTNSKYVRNVSSIDYLWLTELVPQYYVVKN; this is encoded by the exons CGGTATCAGTGGTAGTCACCGTCGCATCGCATCTCCAAATTAACAGTTTTGGATTTGTTGAAATGCCTTCCATGGCTAAGAGAAGCCATGACCCTTGTTCTATCGGAAAATTTTCTAATGGAAAACAGAATCGTCAAACTGAGTTCTCTGCACG GAGGCAAAAGATAGCACAGCAGAGGAAGTCTATCCCGATAGCTTCTG TTGAGAAAAGACTCATTGAAGAGGTCCAAAAGAATGATATTTTGATCATCGTTGGAGAAACAGGAAGTGGGAAAACCACAC AGATTCCACAGTTCCTGTTTGGTGCTGGATTTTGCCGTGATGGAAAAGTGATTGGGATAACTCAACCGAGACGTGTAGCTGCCATTACAGTTGCAAAACGGGTTGCTGAAGAATGTGGTGTTGAGTTGGGCCAGAAAGTTGGGTACTCTGTTAGATTTGATGATACTACTTCCAGCTCAACAAGAATTAAATATATGACAGATGGATTGCTTCTAAG GGAAGCATTGTTGGATCCATATCTTTCCAAGTATTCTGTTATAATTGTTGATGAAGCACACGAGAGAACTGTCCACACTGATGTCTTGCTGGCCTTGCTAAAAAATGTTCAATCTGCTCGGTCAAGATCTGTTGCTGATGATCAGGGCGTTAACTTTGGAAAAAAGAATGTGAATGCTGGCATGTCACTGGAAAAAGAATATGGTGGTCAGAGCAACAGTTTTCTTAAAAAGGATAACCGCGAAAAGTATGCTCCATTGAAGCTAATAATTATGTCTGCTAGTCTTGATGCTCGCACTTTCTCCGAGTATTTTGGCAATGCCAAATCTGTTCACATCCAAGGGAGACAATTTCCTGTGGATATATTTTACACATGCCATCCAGAAGAAGACTATTTAGATGCTTCCTTGATAACAATATTTCAG ATTCATTTAAAGGAGGACCCTGGTGATATACTAGTATTTCTGACTGGTCAAGAAGAGATTGAATCAGTTGAAAAGCTTATCAATGACAGACTCAGTCAGTTTCCTGAAGGGAGTCAGAAGCTTCAAGTTGTGCCTATATTTGCAGCTCTTCCATCTGAGCAGCAATTGCGGGTCTTTGCACCAGCTCCGTTTGGATTTCGCAAG GTGATATTGGCAACTAATATTGCTGAGACATCAGTAACAATTCCTGGAGTAAAGTATGTAATAGATCCTGGCTTTGTCAAAGCACGTTCTTATGATTCTGGGAAAGACATGGAATCCTTGATTATAGTACCTACATCCAAATCCCAGGCACTGCAAAGAAG TGGCCGTGCAGGGCGTGAAGGACCTGGAAAATGCTTTCGTCTATATCCAGAAAGTGAATTCGAGAAGCTTGAGGATTCGACAAAGCCAGAGATTAAGCGGTGCAACCTATCTAATGTGATTTTGCAGCTTAAGGCCTTGGGTGTTGATGACATAGTAGGGTTTGATTTTATTGAGAAACCTTCACG GACAACGATTATCAAATCATTGGAACAGCTATTTTCACTAGGTGCTCTAACAGATGACTGTCAGCTCTCTGATCCTGTTGGGCATCAAATGGCTCGGCTGCCCTTGGATCCTATTTATTCTAAAGCTATTATCTTAGCTAGTCAGTATAACTGCTTAGAGGACATGTTGATAACCGTAGCAATGCTGTCTGTGGAATCCATATTTTATGCTCCTCGGGAAAAGCAAGTAGAG GCAAGAACTGCAATAAAATGCTTCTCTAGTCCGGAGGGAGACCACATTACTTTGATTAATGTGTATCGAGCATCTAATGATTTCTTAGAGAGGAGATCAATAGAAATGGGTAAAGCAAAAATTGAAAAGGCTTTCAAAAAGTGGTGTAAGGATAATTTTATTAGTAGCCGTTCTCTTAGACATGCTCGTGACATCCACAG GCAAATTAGAGTACATGCTGAACAAATGGGGCTGAATCTAGCTTCTTGTGGAGATGATATGCTTCAGTATCGCAGATGTCTTGCTGCTTCCTTTTTCCTCAATGCGGCCGTAAAGCAGCCGGAGGGAACATACAG GGCCTTGGCAAGTGGTCTGGTGGTGCAGATCCACCCATCTTCTGTATTATTCAGGCAAAAACCAGAgtgtattatttttaatgaacTTGTTCAAACTAATAGCAAGTACGTTCGGAATGTAAGCAGCATTGACTACCTATGGTTAACTGAGCTGGTTCCTCAATATTATGTTGTGAAAAATTAA
- the LOC112727185 gene encoding pre-mRNA-splicing factor ATP-dependent RNA helicase DEAH10 isoform X2 yields MPSMAKRSHDPCSIGKFSNGKQNRQTEFSARRQKIAQQRKSIPIASVEKRLIEEVQKNDILIIVGETGSGKTTQIPQFLFGAGFCRDGKVIGITQPRRVAAITVAKRVAEECGVELGQKVGYSVRFDDTTSSSTRIKYMTDGLLLREALLDPYLSKYSVIIVDEAHERTVHTDVLLALLKNVQSARSRSVADDQGVNFGKKNVNAGMSLEKEYGGQSNSFLKKDNREKYAPLKLIIMSASLDARTFSEYFGNAKSVHIQGRQFPVDIFYTCHPEEDYLDASLITIFQIHLKEDPGDILVFLTGQEEIESVEKLINDRLSQFPEGSQKLQVVPIFAALPSEQQLRVFAPAPFGFRKVILATNIAETSVTIPGVKYVIDPGFVKARSYDSGKDMESLIIVPTSKSQALQRSGRAGREGPGKCFRLYPESEFEKLEDSTKPEIKRCNLSNVILQLKALGVDDIVGFDFIEKPSRTTIIKSLEQLFSLGALTDDCQLSDPVGHQMARLPLDPIYSKAIILASQYNCLEDMLITVAMLSVESIFYAPREKQVEARTAIKCFSSPEGDHITLINVYRASNDFLERRSIEMGKAKIEKAFKKWCKDNFISSRSLRHARDIHRQIRVHAEQMGLNLASCGDDMLQYRRCLAASFFLNAAVKQPEGTYRALASGLVVQIHPSSVLFRQKPECIIFNELVQTNSKYVRNVSSIDYLWLTELVPQYYVVKN; encoded by the exons ATGCCTTCCATGGCTAAGAGAAGCCATGACCCTTGTTCTATCGGAAAATTTTCTAATGGAAAACAGAATCGTCAAACTGAGTTCTCTGCACG GAGGCAAAAGATAGCACAGCAGAGGAAGTCTATCCCGATAGCTTCTG TTGAGAAAAGACTCATTGAAGAGGTCCAAAAGAATGATATTTTGATCATCGTTGGAGAAACAGGAAGTGGGAAAACCACAC AGATTCCACAGTTCCTGTTTGGTGCTGGATTTTGCCGTGATGGAAAAGTGATTGGGATAACTCAACCGAGACGTGTAGCTGCCATTACAGTTGCAAAACGGGTTGCTGAAGAATGTGGTGTTGAGTTGGGCCAGAAAGTTGGGTACTCTGTTAGATTTGATGATACTACTTCCAGCTCAACAAGAATTAAATATATGACAGATGGATTGCTTCTAAG GGAAGCATTGTTGGATCCATATCTTTCCAAGTATTCTGTTATAATTGTTGATGAAGCACACGAGAGAACTGTCCACACTGATGTCTTGCTGGCCTTGCTAAAAAATGTTCAATCTGCTCGGTCAAGATCTGTTGCTGATGATCAGGGCGTTAACTTTGGAAAAAAGAATGTGAATGCTGGCATGTCACTGGAAAAAGAATATGGTGGTCAGAGCAACAGTTTTCTTAAAAAGGATAACCGCGAAAAGTATGCTCCATTGAAGCTAATAATTATGTCTGCTAGTCTTGATGCTCGCACTTTCTCCGAGTATTTTGGCAATGCCAAATCTGTTCACATCCAAGGGAGACAATTTCCTGTGGATATATTTTACACATGCCATCCAGAAGAAGACTATTTAGATGCTTCCTTGATAACAATATTTCAG ATTCATTTAAAGGAGGACCCTGGTGATATACTAGTATTTCTGACTGGTCAAGAAGAGATTGAATCAGTTGAAAAGCTTATCAATGACAGACTCAGTCAGTTTCCTGAAGGGAGTCAGAAGCTTCAAGTTGTGCCTATATTTGCAGCTCTTCCATCTGAGCAGCAATTGCGGGTCTTTGCACCAGCTCCGTTTGGATTTCGCAAG GTGATATTGGCAACTAATATTGCTGAGACATCAGTAACAATTCCTGGAGTAAAGTATGTAATAGATCCTGGCTTTGTCAAAGCACGTTCTTATGATTCTGGGAAAGACATGGAATCCTTGATTATAGTACCTACATCCAAATCCCAGGCACTGCAAAGAAG TGGCCGTGCAGGGCGTGAAGGACCTGGAAAATGCTTTCGTCTATATCCAGAAAGTGAATTCGAGAAGCTTGAGGATTCGACAAAGCCAGAGATTAAGCGGTGCAACCTATCTAATGTGATTTTGCAGCTTAAGGCCTTGGGTGTTGATGACATAGTAGGGTTTGATTTTATTGAGAAACCTTCACG GACAACGATTATCAAATCATTGGAACAGCTATTTTCACTAGGTGCTCTAACAGATGACTGTCAGCTCTCTGATCCTGTTGGGCATCAAATGGCTCGGCTGCCCTTGGATCCTATTTATTCTAAAGCTATTATCTTAGCTAGTCAGTATAACTGCTTAGAGGACATGTTGATAACCGTAGCAATGCTGTCTGTGGAATCCATATTTTATGCTCCTCGGGAAAAGCAAGTAGAG GCAAGAACTGCAATAAAATGCTTCTCTAGTCCGGAGGGAGACCACATTACTTTGATTAATGTGTATCGAGCATCTAATGATTTCTTAGAGAGGAGATCAATAGAAATGGGTAAAGCAAAAATTGAAAAGGCTTTCAAAAAGTGGTGTAAGGATAATTTTATTAGTAGCCGTTCTCTTAGACATGCTCGTGACATCCACAG GCAAATTAGAGTACATGCTGAACAAATGGGGCTGAATCTAGCTTCTTGTGGAGATGATATGCTTCAGTATCGCAGATGTCTTGCTGCTTCCTTTTTCCTCAATGCGGCCGTAAAGCAGCCGGAGGGAACATACAG GGCCTTGGCAAGTGGTCTGGTGGTGCAGATCCACCCATCTTCTGTATTATTCAGGCAAAAACCAGAgtgtattatttttaatgaacTTGTTCAAACTAATAGCAAGTACGTTCGGAATGTAAGCAGCATTGACTACCTATGGTTAACTGAGCTGGTTCCTCAATATTATGTTGTGAAAAATTAA
- the LOC112727187 gene encoding pre-mRNA-splicing factor ATP-dependent RNA helicase DEAH10-like, translated as MFGIIQPRRIAAITVAKRVAEECGIELGQKVGYSVRFDDTTSSSTRIKYMRDGLLLREALLDPYLSKYSVIIVDEAHERTVHTDVLLALLKNVQSARSRSIADDQGVNFGKKNVNAGMSREKEYGG; from the exons ATGTTTGGGATAATTCAACCGAGACGTATAGCTGCCATTACAGTTGCAAAACGGGTTGCTGAAGAATGTGGTATTGAGTTGGGCCAGAAAGTTGGGTACTCTGTTAGATTTGATGATACTACTTCCAGCTCAACAAGAATTAAATATATGAGAGATGGATTGCTTCTAAG GGAAGCATTGTTGGATCCATATCTTTCCAAGTATTCCGTTATAATTGTTGATGAAGCACATGAGAGAACTGTCCACACTGATGTCTTGCTGGCCTTGCTAAAAAATGTACAATCTGCTCGGTCAAGATCTATTGCCGATGATCAGGGCGTTAACTTTGGAAAAAAGAATGTGAATGCTGGCATGTCACGGGAGAAAGAATACGGTGGTTAG